GGATGGCGGTGACGCCGGGCATGCCGAGGAAGAGATCCTGCGTCCGAACGGGCATGATCATCTCAAGATCGTCGGGTCGCACGACACTGACCGCGGCCAGCGTATCAATCCAGCTTTCCGGCGTGAGGGTGGCAACGACGGTGACGGGATCAAGCTCGACGAACTCGTCGGTGGCAACCACCTGCGTCGTCGAGGCCGCCTGCTGCGCCAGCGCGGGCGCCGCCACAGCGAGCGTCAGGAGGGAGACGCCCAGCGAGAGTGCACGACGGGTACGGGTGTGGTGGCGCGTGCGTGTCATTCGGTGTCCCCAAGCCGGCGCGCGTCGGAGTTCTCACCCCAAGCCGCCCCCAATATTTGAAGATTCGGGACTCGCGCCCCGATGAACTCGAATGACTGCTTAATTTGAGCAAAAACTTGAGTCAATTAATGTATTCGTTAGTTTAAATAGTTTCAAAGAAAGCCATATTTTAGATTAACTCTAAGAGAAGGCCCTCTTTTGAACGATTATATGAATTAGCGTTGCTGAAACGACCCGCACCCCTAACGGGACGGGTGGAAAAGAGCGCAAAGCACGCAGCGCGTGCAGGCAAAGGCCTGCACGCGGTACTTGGGCTCGGAAAGATGAGAACGGTTCTATTCGGCGGGGCTGTGGACGAGGCCGGGCGCGATCTCGGCATGGGCCACATGATGGATGCGGCCGATCAGCGAATAGACGGCGGGGACGACAAAAAGGGTTAGCACTGTCCCGAGCGTCATGCCGCCCACGATGACCCAGCCGATCTGCGAGCGGCTCTCGGCACCCGCCCCCGTCGCGAGCGCCAGCGGAACCGCGCCGAGCACCATGGCACCTGTGGTCATCAGGATCGGCCGCAGACGCAGCACCGCCGATTCAATCACCGCGCCGAGCCGGTCGTGACCGGCCTCCTGCTGCTGGTTGGCGAACTCGACGATCAGGATGCCGTGCTTGGTGATGAGGCCGACGAGGGTAACGAGGCCGATCTGCGAATAGACGTTGAGCGTCCCGCCCGTGAAATAAAGCGCTGCCAACGCTCCCGTCATCGACAGCGGCACCGTCAGCATGATGATGACCGGATCGCGGAAGCTCTCGAACTGCGCCGCCAGCACCAGATAGATGAAGCCGAGCGCCAGGATGAACACGACGAGCAGGCTCTGGCCCGTCGCCCGGAATTCACGGCTCTGGCCAGCCACATCCGTCTGCACGGTCTGGGGAAGGATCTCCCGAGCGGTCTGGTCGAGGAATGCCAGTGCCTCGCCTTGGGCGAAGCCCGGCGCGAGATTGGCCGAGATGGTCGCTGAACGCAGCTGATTGAAGCGCTTCAGCTCCTGGGGCGCTACCGTCTCGCGCACCGTTACAAGGTTGGAGAGCTGCACCATGTCACCGCTCGCCGACCGCAGATAGATCGTGTCCAGCGTCGCCGGGGAGGCACGGTCCTGCGCGTCGAGCTGGACATAGACGTCATACTGCTCGCCACTCACCTCGAAGCGCGTGACCTGCCGCCCGCCGAGCAGGCTCTCGAGCGTGCGACCAAGCGCCGAGACGTCGATGCCCAGATCGGCCGCCTTGGCGCGGTCCACGGTGATGGAAATCTCCGGCTTGTTGAGCTTGAGGTCGCTCTCGACGCTGGTCAGGCCGGGGTAATCGGCGACGCGCGCGAGGAAGCGCTCAACATACTGGTCGAGCTCCTCATAGGTACCGGAGGTCTGCAGCACGAACTCGATGGGGCGCGAATTATTGGAAGCGCCGAGCGAGGCGGGATTATTGGCGTAGGCATTCACGCCGGCGATGCGCCGCAGTTGCGGCGAGGTGGCGGCGACGATCTCCTGCTGCCGGCGGTCGCGCTCGTCCCAGTCCTTCAGCCGACCGATGACGAGGAACCGGTTCACCTCGGGCATACCGTTGATGATGAGCACGCTGTCGATCTCCGGAATCTTGTTCACGATTCCGTCGATCTGGTTGGTGTAGCGCGTGGTGTAGCCGAGAGTCGAACCTTCGGGCCCGCTGCCGGTAACACGGACGATGCCTCGATCCTCAACGGGGGAGAGTTCGGAGGGCAGGACATAAAGCAGCACGCCGCTCGAGGCGCCGACGAGCAGCGCCACGAGCAGCACCAGCGGACGTACCTTGAGCGTTGCGGTCAGCCAGCGGCGATAGCCGTTCTCGAGCCCACTGAGGCCGCGCTCGATGAAGGCGGAGACCCGGCCCGGCTTTGCCTCATGCCGAAGAAGCCGCGAGCACATCATCGGCGTCAGCGACAGCGCGACGAAGCCGGAGATGAGCACGGCTCCGGCGAGTGTCAGGGCAAATTCCAGGAACAGCCGTCCGGTACGCCCCGAGGCGAACGCCACCGGCGCGTAGACCGCGGCGAGCGTCAGCGTCATGGCGATCACCGCGAAGCCGATCTCGCGCGAGCCTTTGATCGCGGCAGGGATCGGCTTCATGCCGTGCTCGATGTGCCGGAAAATGTTCTCCAGCACCACGATGGCGTCATCGACCACCAGGCCGATGGCCAGCACCATGGCGAGCAGGGTCAGCGTGTTCACGCTGAAACCGAGCGCGTACATGATCGCAAACGTGGTCACCAGCGAGATCGGGATGGTGACGATGGGGATGAGCGAGGCACGCCAGGAGCGCAGGAACAGCACGATCACCAGCACGACCAGCACCACCGCCTCGAAGATGGTGTGGAACACCGACTTGATCGAGCGGTCGATGAAGACGGCATTGTCGTTGCCGACCGTCGCGCTCATGCCCTCGGGCAGGCTCTGGTTCACCGCCGGCAGCACGCCGCGCACGCCGGAGGAGACGTCGAGCGGGTTGGCCACCGCCTGCTTGATGATGCCGACGATGATCGCCTGGGCGCCCTGGAAGCGGCTGGAGCGCCGTTCATCGGCCGCGCCGAGTTCGACCCTCGCGACCTCGCCGAGGCGCACCTGCGCGCCATCGGCCCGCTTCACCACGATGTCGTTGAACTGATCGACCGTCGACAGCGCGGTGCGCGAGAGCACGTTGAACTCGCGATCCGTGCTTTCGATGCGCCCGGACGGGATTTCGACATTCTGCGCCCGCAGCGAGTCCTCGATGTCCTGCACCGTCAGCGCATAGGAGGCGAGGCGCTCGCGGTCGATCCACACCCGCATGGCGTAGCGCCGCTCGCCATAGATCTGCACGTCGGCGACGCCGGTGAGGTTCTTGAAGCGGTCGACGACATAGCGGTCGATGTAGTCGGTCAGCTCCAAACCGTTCATCCGGTCGGAACGGAACACGACGAAGACGACGGGCTGCGCGTCCGCCTCGACCTTGGAGATCACGGGCTCGTCGATCTCGTCCGGCAGACGCTGGCGCACGCGGCTGACACGATCGCGCACATCGCTGGCCGCAACGTCCGGGTTGATCTCCGGGCGGAAGCGCACGGTGATGCGGCTGGATTCCGAGCGGCTGGTGGATTCGAGAACGTCGATGCCCTCGATACCGGCGATCGAGCCTTCGAGAACCTGCGTGACCTGCGTCTCGACGATGCTCGCCGAGGCGCCGGTGTAGCTGGTGACGACGGAAACCACCGGTTCGTCGATGTTAGGGTATTCACGCACCGTCAGGCGGCTATAGGCGACGATGCCGACCAGCACCATGAGCAGGCTGAGCACGGTCGCGAAGACCGGGCGCCGGATGCAGATCTCGGGAAGCCCCATCCTCGCCTCCTCAGCTCTGCGGAGCCGGCGGGGCGCTCACGATATCGACAGCCGCATTGGGACGCAGCCGTCCCTGCCCGGCGGTGACGACGGTGGCGCCGGCCTGAAGGCCGCTCACAACCTCCACCTCACCGGCCTGGCGCTCGCCCAGAATCACCTTCTTCTGCAAGGCCTTACCGGCCTCAATCACCCACACAAGCCGCTCCTGCCCCCGCGGCACGACAGCGCTCTCCGGCACGAAGACGGCGCTACGGACATCACGCCCCTTCAGCACCACGCGCACAAACAGGCCGGGGCGAAGCGTCAGGTCAGGATTGGGCAGGCGGGCACGGACGCTGAGCGCACGCCCGTTCACGTCGATCAGCGGGTCGATGGCGTAGACGGTGCCGGTGAAGCTGCGTCCGGGCAGCGCATCCACCATCACGTCCACGGACTGGTCGGCCGCCACGCGCCCGAGCTGGGTTTCCGGCACTTTGAAATCGACCTTGAGGGTGTCGATCTTCTCCAGATTGACCAGCTCCGTACCGATGGCGATGTAGGCACCGGGGGACACTGAGCGCAGACCCACGGTTCCATCGAACGGGGCGGTAATCGTGTGCTTGGCGATCTGCACCCGCTGTGAATCGAGCAGCGCGTTGGCCGTGTTCAGCTCGGCCCGCGCTTCATCGAGCGCCCGCGCCGTGCCGGAACCACTCTGCTGAAGGCGCTGCGCCCGCTCGTAATTCGCCTTGGCGAGCTCCAGCCGCGCCTCGGTTTCCTCGCGGGAGGCGTTGACCAGCGCGGCGTCGAGCTGAATCAGCACGTCGCCCGCCTTGACGTGCTGACCTTCCCGGAAACGGATCTCCTGAATGCGGCCGGCGACCTCGGAGGCGACCTTGACCGATTCATCGGACTGCAGACTACCGATGGAACGTATGTCGGTAGTGACGTCAGCTTGCCGTGCGGTCGCGACCTCGACCGCGACGCGCGGGGCGGCGCCACGCGGCTCCTGCGCCGCCGCCTCTCCCTTGAACGCGGGCAGAGCAGCCAGCCATCCCTTCTGGTAGGCGAAAGCTCCGCCTCCCACTGTGAGGACAAGACAAAGCAGCAGGCCGGTCCCGCGTCGCATAAGCACCCCTTCGCTGGCCGTTGTCGCAGGCAGATATATTACGCTGCGACACAGCAGACGGCGCATGGCGTGCCAACTTAAATCTCCGTCATAAACGGGATCGGTCGGACACAATTGCGCGTCAAGGTATTAGCTTACACCTTTCCGGGAGTGGCGCCGATGGTTTTGCCCGATCGGCGCCAGATGCTTCAGCCATTCTTGATCATGACGTGCCGCACGACCGTGTAGTCCTCCAACGCATAGGCCGAGAGATCCTTGCCATAGCCGGACTGCTTGAGCCCGCCATGCGG
Above is a window of Ancylobacter sp. WKF20 DNA encoding:
- a CDS encoding efflux RND transporter permease subunit — its product is MGLPEICIRRPVFATVLSLLMVLVGIVAYSRLTVREYPNIDEPVVSVVTSYTGASASIVETQVTQVLEGSIAGIEGIDVLESTSRSESSRITVRFRPEINPDVAASDVRDRVSRVRQRLPDEIDEPVISKVEADAQPVVFVVFRSDRMNGLELTDYIDRYVVDRFKNLTGVADVQIYGERRYAMRVWIDRERLASYALTVQDIEDSLRAQNVEIPSGRIESTDREFNVLSRTALSTVDQFNDIVVKRADGAQVRLGEVARVELGAADERRSSRFQGAQAIIVGIIKQAVANPLDVSSGVRGVLPAVNQSLPEGMSATVGNDNAVFIDRSIKSVFHTIFEAVVLVVLVIVLFLRSWRASLIPIVTIPISLVTTFAIMYALGFSVNTLTLLAMVLAIGLVVDDAIVVLENIFRHIEHGMKPIPAAIKGSREIGFAVIAMTLTLAAVYAPVAFASGRTGRLFLEFALTLAGAVLISGFVALSLTPMMCSRLLRHEAKPGRVSAFIERGLSGLENGYRRWLTATLKVRPLVLLVALLVGASSGVLLYVLPSELSPVEDRGIVRVTGSGPEGSTLGYTTRYTNQIDGIVNKIPEIDSVLIINGMPEVNRFLVIGRLKDWDERDRRQQEIVAATSPQLRRIAGVNAYANNPASLGASNNSRPIEFVLQTSGTYEELDQYVERFLARVADYPGLTSVESDLKLNKPEISITVDRAKAADLGIDVSALGRTLESLLGGRQVTRFEVSGEQYDVYVQLDAQDRASPATLDTIYLRSASGDMVQLSNLVTVRETVAPQELKRFNQLRSATISANLAPGFAQGEALAFLDQTAREILPQTVQTDVAGQSREFRATGQSLLVVFILALGFIYLVLAAQFESFRDPVIIMLTVPLSMTGALAALYFTGGTLNVYSQIGLVTLVGLITKHGILIVEFANQQQEAGHDRLGAVIESAVLRLRPILMTTGAMVLGAVPLALATGAGAESRSQIGWVIVGGMTLGTVLTLFVVPAVYSLIGRIHHVAHAEIAPGLVHSPAE
- a CDS encoding efflux RND transporter periplasmic adaptor subunit gives rise to the protein MRRLLCRSVIYLPATTASEGVLMRRGTGLLLCLVLTVGGGAFAYQKGWLAALPAFKGEAAAQEPRGAAPRVAVEVATARQADVTTDIRSIGSLQSDESVKVASEVAGRIQEIRFREGQHVKAGDVLIQLDAALVNASREETEARLELAKANYERAQRLQQSGSGTARALDEARAELNTANALLDSQRVQIAKHTITAPFDGTVGLRSVSPGAYIAIGTELVNLEKIDTLKVDFKVPETQLGRVAADQSVDVMVDALPGRSFTGTVYAIDPLIDVNGRALSVRARLPNPDLTLRPGLFVRVVLKGRDVRSAVFVPESAVVPRGQERLVWVIEAGKALQKKVILGERQAGEVEVVSGLQAGATVVTAGQGRLRPNAAVDIVSAPPAPQS